Sequence from the Carassius auratus strain Wakin unplaced genomic scaffold, ASM336829v1 scaf_tig00040180, whole genome shotgun sequence genome:
CAGACTCAGCATACACAGCCTGTGGTAAAGAGGGGTCTAGCCGCCCCATGAGGAGCAAGTTGGGGGTTACTGGGTCAGCATCAGCCACATCTGTTGAAACGTATCCCAGTGGCTTAGAATTTAAGATCCCTTCTACTTCAATAAGTACCGTCCGCAGGACCTCTTCAGGGACAGTCTGTGATTGGATGGTGGCATACAGTGCAGCTTTAACAGACCTCACTTCCCTTTCCCAGACTCCTCCAAAGTGTGGTGCGCTTGGGGGGTTAAACTGAAACCGGATCTGGTGTTTAGCCAGTTGAGTTTGGAGTGTGGAGTGTAATGACCTGAAGGCCTCCTGGAGTTCTCTTTCACCTCCCTTAAAATTAGTGCCCTGGTCGGACCAGAGCTCTGCTGGTTTACCCCTTCGTGCTATAAAACGGCGGAGGGCCATCAAAAAGGAATCCGAGTCCATACTGGACAAAACATCCACATGCACAGCACGCGTCGTCATGCATTTAAATAGTATGCCCCATCTCTTCTCATGGCGACGGCCAACTTTCACTGTGAAAGGCCCGAAGCAGTCCATGCCCGTAGAGAAGAACGGGGGCTTCAGCAGCTGTAATCTAGACTGTGGGAGGTCTGCCATCTTGGGCACTACTGGAGAAGCACTCCATCTCTGGCAGTCCGGACAGGAGTGCTGATGGCGCTTTACAGCTTCACGGCCATGCAGAATCCAGTATTTTCGACGCAGCTCTGCAAAAAGGCGCTCTGATCCTGGATGGTGAAGGCTCTTGTCCATGTCCTGAATGATGAGCTGGGTCACTTTATGCTGATGGTCCAGGACCACTGGGTGAATAGAATCTGGTTCTAACTGGTCGCTGCGGCGGAGCCTTCCTCCAACCCGGATGAGTCTCACAGTCTTGTCATACTCTGGTGCTAGGGAAATCAGCCTACTGGTGGCAGCTACTGGCTTACCGGTACTCAAAAGACTGAGCTCCTCAGCAAAGCTGTCCTGTTGGGCTCGTCTCAATACTTCTCTCTCTGCTTCTCGGTAGTCATCAGCAGAAAGACTGACTGGGCTCACTGATGACACAGGGCTAGATTGTGCAACCGCTTCTATCAGTGCTCTGAATGAGGAAAACTGATTAGCATTTGATAGCAGAGATGTCTGTATACTTGTAGTGAGACAGCAGATAGTAGGTTTTCGCAGCTCAGCAGGATTCTCAGTCATCTCTGTGGCTGGCTGTGTAGGCCAGAATTCAGGCGACTGTTGTAAGAAGGCAGGGCCCTGACTCCATCTGTTCTTACCAGCCAGTTCCAGCAATGTTTTTCCCCGCGTTATGTCATCAGCTGGGTTGTTGGCAGAATCCACATATCTCCAGGCCCGGACATCAGTCAGCTCCTGGATTTCAGCTATTCTTGTTCCCACGAATACTTTGTACCGACAGGAGTCCGACTGAAGCCATGTAAGTACTGTTGTGGAGTCGGTCCAACATATAACATTGCGAATGTTCACAGTCAGCTCTCTTTGAAGTAGTGCAGCTAGCTGTGCAGCTGTCAGGGCAGCACACAGTTCTAGTCTTGGTATTGATTGCTGCTTCTTCGGGCCCACTCTGGATCTAGCATGCAGGAATGACACTTCCACACAGCCCTGTGAACTCTCCGTGCGCAGATAGGCCACTGAGCCGTATGCCTTCTCTGACGCATCAGCAAAGATGTGTAAATCTCTCTGGAGGTTTGAAGTGTTCATCTCAGGGCTCACATAGCAGCGAGGCAGTAGAATCTGAGAAAGATACTGCAATTCTTTCTCCCACATTATCCATGGCTCCAGCACATCTTCAGGCAGTGAAGGGTCATCCCAGTCTCTCTGTTTGTCCCACAAGTGCTGCACCAAGACCTTGGCCCTTGTAGTGAAAGGGACTATAAATCCCAGAGGGTCGAACAGGCGTGCCAGAACTCTGTATATGTTTCGCATGGTGGGTGTGGGTTGGTCCAGCATATGGTATTTATACCTTAAAGTGTCTGAATTGCAGAGCCAGCGGAGTCCCAGGGCCAGCTCCTGTGGGTCAGTACCTGACTCGTTGAGCCACAACTCACTGCTCTCAGATCTTGCTTCTTTGGGCAGATGGCTGATGACCTCAGGGGTGTTACTGGCCCACTGGCGTAATTCAAATCCACCTGTAGCCAGCAGTGAGGTCAGTTTGTCGACCAGGTGACGGGCTTCTTCAACAGATGGGAGGCTTTGCAGACAGTTATCCACATAAAAGGATCGTTCTATTGACACTCGAACATCTTCACCTGGCTGACTATGGTCAAACACATGTTTCTGCAGCGCATAAGTTGCACAGCAGGGGCTACATGTGGTGCCAAACGGAAGGACTTGCCATGTGTAGATGCTGGGTGGTTCCTCTGTTTTCAGGTCTCGCCACAGGAAGCGAAGCAAGGGCTTATCTTCGGGGAGCAGCCTCACCTGATGAAACATGCCCTTAATATCACTGCTGATAGCAATCGCATGCTCTCTGAAGCGCAGCAGTACACCCAGTAGACTGGAACTTAAGGTGGGCCCAGGCAACAGCAGCTCATTGAGGTTGTTTTCCTTATACTTGAAGGAACAGTTGAACACAATCCTGTTCTTTCCGTTATGGCTCACCATGTGATGTGGGATGAACCACGACTCAGCTGATTTGCTCAGCTCATCTTCTGACACTTTAACTGCATAGCCTGCATTTTCCAGCTTTCCGATCTCTGCACAGTATGCTGCTGCTCTTTGAGGGTCTCGCCGCAGACGCCTCTCTGTACTGCGGAGATTAGCTAGCACAGCCTCCTTAGGTGCCTGAAGCAGTGGCATGTTCTTCACCCTGAGGAGGGGAGTAGCGTAGCGCTGAATTCCATCAACATCTACCCTTGTGGTCTTTGCCTCCAGCAGGCGGACTGCTTCCTGATCCTGCCTGGAGCGTGTGACAAGCTTTTCACTCCTGTAAGGCAGAACGTCCAGCTGCCACAATCTCTCTACACTCTGTAGAAGCTCGTTAGTGGGTGAGAGGGTggagatgtgcagacactgttgTGATGTTGCCTGCGCCTTGCTATACCTGATCGGCCCCTGAAGTGTCCAGCCCAACTTTGTCTTCACTGCGGCTGGTCCCCCGTGGGTTCCCACACGCACCGGCTCCACTGGAGTGATTAAGTGGGTATAATCTGACCCAATTAACAACAGGGGTTGCACTCTGTTAATCGTCTGGAGAGGGAGACCTCTTAAATGTTTGTGCTTCCTCTGAAGTGCCTTCATTGAGTAAGTGTGTTCAGCCAGACCCAGTTGATCAGCAGTGAATGCTCTGTGTATCTTGTAGGACTTCTTTGGATGATCTACTGGGGAGATGGAGAACGACACTGCAGTGCCGTGCAGAACCCTGATATCTTGCCGAACAGTTCTGAGGATCAGATTTTCTGGTTCACCAGTAAGCTTAAGGCTCTGCGCTGCTGCAGGGAGGAGAATGGTCCGCTCCGATCCATCATCAAGGATGGCATATGTCTCCAAGGTGTGTTCACCATTGCGCAGCAGCACTTTACTCACTTTCAGTAGCACTTGGCTGCATCCAGCCCGCCTGTCCACATACGGAACTTCATTAGTTGTGCTGATAAGGCAGGATGTATCCTCAGCTGCAGGTTTTATATTCACTTCATGCAAAGCTTGCAGGTGTCTCCCCTTACACTTGTGACATGTCATTTTCAAGCGGCACTGTGCAGCCTGGTGTGTGCGACCGCATCGCCAGCACCTCTTGTTGCTCTTAATCCACGCTGTTATCTGTTCCACTGTAAGCTGTGCAAAGTTTGCACACTTATCTAGGAAGTGTTGCGTGTTCGAGCAGTAAGGGCAGTATGCTGTCCTCTCTGGCTGCTTGGTGCTTGATAAGGCCTTTACTACTGCCAGTGTGCCCTCGGGTTGGTCTGTGGTATGCATGATGTTGGTATTCTTACCACTCCTAGTGTCACGGCGGCGCTCTGTTCTGGGTCCTGCTCTGCTCTTGTTTTCACTGGTTAGAGGCTCATACACTGTCTCCTGCATCTTCAGCTCGTAGTCAAGCCAGTCAGAAAAGTGCAATAGGCTTGGGATTGTAACACGCATTGGGTACAGGAATCTTTTAAATTCGGCCCGTATATCATGTGGCAGTTTAGACATCAGCCGTGTAACATGTGAACCACAGTAAAGCTCAGTCTTTCCAGTGTCCCCAAGCTGGTCTAACATCGCCACGAGTGCTCTCACTTTCAAAGCGAATCGCTTAAACTCACTGGAGTCACCCCGTGCAATATTGGGTGCCTCCATTAAATCAGCTATTTTCCTGAGAGCTAGCTGGTGAGGCTGTCCATAATGCTCAATTAGGCTTGTCATAGTGTCAGTGTAGGGCTGCAGTGAGTTTGTATATGAGTCTGCTATTAGAAGTGCCTCCTCATACTTCAGATGATCCACCAGGATCTGGTATTTAAAACGCTCTGTAGCATCAACAGGCAGTAAGTTCTCCAGAGCAACCTTAAGTCTGGCAAACTCTCTCGGATCCCCTTTGGTGAATGTAGGTATTGTGGGTTTAGGCCCGCGGTACACTGTCTCATGGTAGTGAGAGGGTTGCAGCTCTTCGTGCAGCGACTCGCATCTTTGTGGGGTGTAGGGTACACAATACTCTGGCGTCTGTACCCCGGGTACTGAATGATGGGGCTCAGGATGTCTGGGAGACTCCTTCTGTTGTGTAATCCTAATGTCTCTCAGTGCTGTTATGAGCTCTGCCATAAGGTCCTGTGATGGTGGCTGATAAACGTCTGCTACTGGGGGTGGTGGCGGTGGCGGTGGCCAGTCATCATCATTCGTAGGCAGAGTGTGACCACTAACTTGCACAAGTGGCGTGATTGGCTTGGTTTGGTACGCACCGCCATCCTGCTCTATGTTATACTGCTGTTGAGGGGGGGCTGTTGTAGGTAAAGAAGAAAGGGATGTGCGGGCTTCAAGTCGCCTGTGCATGTCCATTACCTGTTGCTGCAGCCTTAGATTATCTTCCTGCAGCTTATAAAGAGCTTCAAGGACCTCAGGCGTTGTTTCTGGGGCAGGCCTCAATCGGGCCGAGGCGGGCGTACTCTGGAAGAGGGGTTCTGTATACTCAAACTGACGTGGATAGACGGCTTCCGCTCCCCGAATGACACTCCCATCCTCATGCAGCAGTGGTGGTGTGAGAGGCGTCATCCTGGCGTGTCTCTCTGGGAATCTAACCATACTGTCGTAAGGCCGCTGTTGCTCTGACAGGCTAACCGATTGTTGAGGTAAACGAGAGGGCTGCTGTAATGCTTGTGGGGGGATGTCATAGTCTTCCATCCAGGCTGGTCGCCGGGTCTCTCGGCGGGGTCGAGCATCTTCTGTGCGTGTATACTGATCCGAGAACATCTCTTAACAATCCCACGGTGATCACACgtactccggctcgaaggaccaattGTTTTGGTGATTGTTAAGGACTGTATAATTTGACTGGTTTTTGGAAGGTTGTGACCACCAGGGGGCATCGATTAGAATGCAGACGAGATGTTCCGTTTAGgtgttttattgaaataaagattGAAAGTATATGTGTGTGGTTCTGAAATAAAGATACAGACATAAATCAGTAAAAATGTAAACTctatataaataacaaagaatTATTACATGCCTAACaggtatataataaaacaaacacaatcaaaattaaattatagtttTGGTATGTATGTCTTGAATGCAGTAGTACACGATATCTCTATTCAAAGATTACTTACTTTGCTGCACATTAATTACCACACTATATAATATGCCAAATTCAGCTGAACATATAATAATTATGGACTGCAGAGTTACTCATTAAATTAAACAACGTTACACATCgtgtaagaaaataaattattcaaattaaggCACATAAAGTTTGCATAGCAACACTTCCAGTAATAAACATCATTCTCAACAATTAAACACAAGAGCAGTGCGAAGCTCCGCCATTATACTGTATGACAATGAGCAGCAACATGCCGCGACATTATTGAGGTAAAAAGTGaggtaaaaataacaacaaacttCAGTGTACTTACTGGTAGTTGCACGCACACAATACTAGGAACTGTTAAATAAGTACAGCAaaactttcttatattatttatgaaataacaTTGGACAGTCTTTCAACGTCAGCGATCTCTTCCAAGTGTctcgaaactgaaactaaagctgTCTGCTTCCGCGAGCCGCAGAGCGCAGTGacacttctgattggctgattctcAAACAGTCAGTTTTATATGCCTGAAATGAGTCGTCCTTCGTCACAGGATCTATGCATGTTTGGTGAAGTTAAGAGCTAAAGCGGCACGGGACTGAAACCtctgatttgtttttttcttttgctaaGATACATtcccaaattttttttatatgtgttatATCTTTACGAAATGTATATTTAGATCTTAATGATGAGTTTTATGATGAGTTTCGACAGTTTTTAATCTGCAAATAGTGACGTGTCTTTTTCATGATATAGCCTAtgcttttttcattaaattatgaGTGGAAAGCCTACATGACACAGATTTTTGGCTAAACTACATGTGCAGTTTTATGTGTGTTATAAATTTTACATGGAAAATCTTTAGATATAAATGACAGATTTGACAGATAGTTTTGGGCTCTTTTAATCAGGAGATTCTACTCTAAATGCTGGTGCATAATTTTACACTGAAATCTTGTTTTATGAAGTTACAAGTAAAACAGTGACATcaataggcctattattattattattatatgggtcTGGGGTTGACTTCTTGTACAAAACTCGCTCTAGTTTATTCAAAGCCTCAAACAATTTCTCAATGGTGCGAGTGAAAAAACTCTGAGGTCGCAGCTGTGCAACTAGCCATTCAAGGGGAAAAAGTCTCTGCGACTCTGAAGGTCTCCCTGTGGTTCAACAACAGATGCTAGAATCCTGCATTTTAGCATGAGCCCGACGGGCCCCGACCTTTTTTACCCCCTCGAGCCGGGCTTCGATTGTTCAGATGTGGGCCGGGCCTCCAGTCGGTTTAGACTTCttcttacttttatattttagacattcaTCAATTAgcgatgaaaaaaaaacttgctgccCTAGTGGAAACAACAGGAGACCGTGATGCCACGACTGTAAAGAGTGGCTCGACGGTGTTTTGTGTTCGCAGGAGCACTgctgaacagttctgcgttcaaataATAGGCTtaagaagaagatattttaattctttactaataaactagtgttttctgaatcTGTGTCGCCAGGGCTGGCTTTGCTAAGCTGGCAGCTTGGTTGTTacttaaaaaaacctaaaacttacatttaacaaacaaaaaatgctccaaacgcttttaaaaattaactttaaaaaaaataatgaaacaaaatataatcactttgaaTCAGTGTATAGAGGGCCAAGTCTGGAAGATTTTGATGCTAATGACTGTAGTGGAGGATAGTCCATAAGACATTGAGCCATGATATGTTCAgtttgaagcccttaaaaccttaatttagattttctttttatttcatacatcttgagatgttttaggtttaaatttcacctcagtgaaacactttaagcaccaaaactttttcagtaagttaTCTTTCTTGTAGAAATGTGCTTCAAATACATTATGTTgaccagattgttagtta
This genomic interval carries:
- the LOC113084551 gene encoding uncharacterized protein LOC113084551 isoform X2; this translates as MFSDQYTRTEDARPRRETRRPAWMEDYDIPPQALQQPSRLPQQSVSLSEQQRPYDSMVRFPERHARMTPLTPPLLHEDGSVIRGAEAVYPRQFEYTEPLFQSTPASARLRPAPETTPEVLEALYKLQEDNLRLQQQVMDMHRRLEARTSLSSLPTTAPPQQQYNIEQDGGAYQTKPITPLVQVSGHTLPTNDDDWPPPPPPPPVADVYQPPSQDLMAELITALRDIRITQQKESPRHPEPHHSVPGVQTPEYCVPYTPQRCESLHEELQPSHYHETVYRGPKPTIPTFTKGDPREFARLKVALENLLPVDATERFKYQILVDHLKYEEALLIADSYTNSLQPYTDTMTSLIEHYGQPHQLALRKIADLMEAPNIARGDSSEFKRFALKVRALVAMLDQLGDTGKTELYCGSHVTRLMSKLPHDIRAEFKRFLYPMRVTIPSLLHFSDWLDYELKMQETVYEPLTSENKSRAGPRTERRRDTRSGKNTNIMHTTDQPEGTLAVVKALSSTKQPERTAYCPYCSNTQHFLDKCANFAQLTVEQITAWIKSNKRCWRCGRTHQAAQCRLKMTCHKCKGRHLQALHEVNIKPAAEDTSCLISTTNEVPYVDRRAGCSQVLLKVSKVLLRNGEHTLETYAILDDGSERTILLPAAAQSLKLTGEPENLILRTVRQDIRVLHGTAVSFSISPVDHPKKSYKIHRAFTADQLGLAEHTYSMKALQRKHKHLRGLPLQTINRVQPLLLIGSDYTHLITPVEPVRVGTHGGPAAVKTKLGWTLQGPIRSEKLVTRSRQDQEAVRLLEAKTTRVDVDGIQRYATPLLRVKNMPLLQAPKEAVLANLRSTERRLRRDPQRAAAYCAEIGKLENAGYAVKVSEDELSKSAESWFIPHHMVSHNGKNRIVFNCSFKYKENNLNELLLPGPTLSSSLLGVLLRFREHAIAISSDIKGMFHQVRLLPEDKPLLRFLWRDLKTEEPPSIYTWQVLPFGTTCSPCCATYALQKHVFDHSQPGEDVRVSIERSFYVDNCLQSLPSVEEARHLVDKLTSLLATGGFELRQWASNTPEVISHLPKEARSESSELWLNESGTDPQELALGLRWLCNSDTLRYKYHMLDQPTPTMRNIYRVLARLFDPLGFIVPFTTRAKVLVQHLWDKQRDWDDPSLPEDVLEPWIMWEKELQYLSQILLPRCYVSPEMNTSNLQRDLHIFADASEKAYGSVAYLRTESSQGCVEVSFLHARSRVGPKKQQSIPRLELCAALTAAQLAALLQRELTVNIRNVICWTDSTTVLTWLQSDSCRYKVFVGTRIAEIQELTDVRAWRYVDSANNPADDITRGKTLLELAGKNRWSQGPAFLQQSPEFWPTQPATEMTENPAELRKPTICCLTTSIQTSLLSNANQFSSFRALIEAVAQSSPVSSVSPVSLSADDYREAEREVLRRAQQDSFAEELSLLSTGKPVAATSRLISLAPEYDKTVRLIRVGGRLRRSDQLEPDSIHPVVLDHQHKVTQLIIQDMDKSLHHPGSERLFAELRRKYWILHGREAVKRHQHSCPDCQRWSASPVVPKMADLPQSRLQLLKPPFFSTGMDCFGPFTVKVGRRHEKRWGILFKCMTTRAVHVDVLSSMDSDSFLMALRRFIARRGKPAELWSDQGTNFKGGERELQEAFRSLHSTLQTQLAKHQIRFQFNPPSAPHFGGVWEREVRSVKAALYATIQSQTVPEEVLRTVLIEVEGILNSKPLGYVSTDVADADPVTPNLLLMGRLDPSLPQAVYAESELLSRRRWRHTQVLADQFWSHFIRHYLPTLQARSKWHKEPSSAENWNHSDGGGPTAAQGTVAFRSCH
- the LOC113084551 gene encoding uncharacterized protein LOC113084551 isoform X1, with translation MFSDQYTRTEDARPRRETRRPAWMEDYDIPPQALQQPSRLPQQSVSLSEQQRPYDSMVRFPERHARMTPLTPPLLHEDGSVIRGAEAVYPRQFEYTEPLFQSTPASARLRPAPETTPEVLEALYKLQEDNLRLQQQVMDMHRRLEARTSLSSLPTTAPPQQQYNIEQDGGAYQTKPITPLVQVSGHTLPTNDDDWPPPPPPPPVADVYQPPSQDLMAELITALRDIRITQQKESPRHPEPHHSVPGVQTPEYCVPYTPQRCESLHEELQPSHYHETVYRGPKPTIPTFTKGDPREFARLKVALENLLPVDATERFKYQILVDHLKYEEALLIADSYTNSLQPYTDTMTSLIEHYGQPHQLALRKIADLMEAPNIARGDSSEFKRFALKVRALVAMLDQLGDTGKTELYCGSHVTRLMSKLPHDIRAEFKRFLYPMRVTIPSLLHFSDWLDYELKMQETVYEPLTSENKSRAGPRTERRRDTRSGKNTNIMHTTDQPEGTLAVVKALSSTKQPERTAYCPYCSNTQHFLDKCANFAQLTVEQITAWIKSNKRCWRCGRTHQAAQCRLKMTCHKCKGRHLQALHEVNIKPAAEDTSCLISTTNEVPYVDRRAGCSQVLLKVSKVLLRNGEHTLETYAILDDGSERTILLPAAAQSLKLTGEPENLILRTVRQDIRVLHGTAVSFSISPVDHPKKSYKIHRAFTADQLGLAEHTYSMKALQRKHKHLRGLPLQTINRVQPLLLIGSDYTHLITPVEPVRVGTHGGPAAVKTKLGWTLQGPIRYSKAQATSQQCLHISTLSPTNELLQSVERLWQLDVLPYRSEKLVTRSRQDQEAVRLLEAKTTRVDVDGIQRYATPLLRVKNMPLLQAPKEAVLANLRSTERRLRRDPQRAAAYCAEIGKLENAGYAVKVSEDELSKSAESWFIPHHMVSHNGKNRIVFNCSFKYKENNLNELLLPGPTLSSSLLGVLLRFREHAIAISSDIKGMFHQVRLLPEDKPLLRFLWRDLKTEEPPSIYTWQVLPFGTTCSPCCATYALQKHVFDHSQPGEDVRVSIERSFYVDNCLQSLPSVEEARHLVDKLTSLLATGGFELRQWASNTPEVISHLPKEARSESSELWLNESGTDPQELALGLRWLCNSDTLRYKYHMLDQPTPTMRNIYRVLARLFDPLGFIVPFTTRAKVLVQHLWDKQRDWDDPSLPEDVLEPWIMWEKELQYLSQILLPRCYVSPEMNTSNLQRDLHIFADASEKAYGSVAYLRTESSQGCVEVSFLHARSRVGPKKQQSIPRLELCAALTAAQLAALLQRELTVNIRNVICWTDSTTVLTWLQSDSCRYKVFVGTRIAEIQELTDVRAWRYVDSANNPADDITRGKTLLELAGKNRWSQGPAFLQQSPEFWPTQPATEMTENPAELRKPTICCLTTSIQTSLLSNANQFSSFRALIEAVAQSSPVSSVSPVSLSADDYREAEREVLRRAQQDSFAEELSLLSTGKPVAATSRLISLAPEYDKTVRLIRVGGRLRRSDQLEPDSIHPVVLDHQHKVTQLIIQDMDKSLHHPGSERLFAELRRKYWILHGREAVKRHQHSCPDCQRWSASPVVPKMADLPQSRLQLLKPPFFSTGMDCFGPFTVKVGRRHEKRWGILFKCMTTRAVHVDVLSSMDSDSFLMALRRFIARRGKPAELWSDQGTNFKGGERELQEAFRSLHSTLQTQLAKHQIRFQFNPPSAPHFGGVWEREVRSVKAALYATIQSQTVPEEVLRTVLIEVEGILNSKPLGYVSTDVADADPVTPNLLLMGRLDPSLPQAVYAESELLSRRRWRHTQVLADQFWSHFIRHYLPTLQARSKWHKEPSSAENWNHSDGGGPTAAQGTVAFRSCH